A region of Rattus rattus isolate New Zealand chromosome 7, Rrattus_CSIRO_v1, whole genome shotgun sequence DNA encodes the following proteins:
- the Cinp gene encoding cyclin-dependent kinase 2-interacting protein: MEAKTLGITTPRKPVLSVSARKLKDNAADWHNLILKWDSLSDKGFTTASSIANLKVTLLSKEKVELESSSPTSIEEEEKTNLDYDKGLEALCEELQAILDGLTKIQMKMEKLSSTTKGICELENYHYREESSRPPLFHTWPTAFFYEVSHRLSEAYRKELLLKHTIGAELAHTVDRNLSLTYLSMWLHQPYIESDSKLQLESMLLETGHRAL, encoded by the exons ATGGAAG CAAAGACTCTTGGGATCACTACACCAAGAAAACCTGTCTTATCTGTCAGTGCAAGAAAACTCAAGGACAATGCAGCTGACTGGCATAACTTAATCCTGAAATGGGACAGCCTCAGCGACAAGGGCTTCACCACAGCGAGCAGTATTGCCAACCTGAAAGTCACCTTGTT GAGTAAAGAAAAGGTTGAATTAGAGAGCAGCAGTCCAACTTCCAtcgaagaggaagaaaagacaaatctGGACTATGATAAAGGACTTGAAGCATTGTGTGAGGAGCTACAGGCCATCTTGGACGGCTTG actaaaatacaaatgaaaatggaaaagctGTCTTCAACCACCAAGGGAATTTGTGAACTAGAAAATTACCACTACAGGGAAGAGAGCAGCCGGCCCCCTCTGTTTCACACATGGCCCACGGCCTTCTTCT ATGAGGTCTCCCACCGGCTCTCCGAAGCATACAGGAAGGAGCTCCTTTTGAAGCACACCATTGGCGCAGAGCTGGCCCATACTGTAGACCGCAACCTCAGCCTGACCTACCTGTCCATGTGGCTGCACCAGCCCTACATAGAGAGCGACAGCAAGCTGCAGCTGGAGAGCATGCTGCTGGAAACAGGGCACCGGGCCCTTTGA